In Paracoccus aminophilus JCM 7686, a single window of DNA contains:
- a CDS encoding spermidine synthase has translation MTIWTELARAATASGDEILLRQRGALYEIRYNGMELMSNLNHHSEDLLAAKALRKCPHPARQVLIGGLGLGFTLRAVLDHLGPEARVTVCELIPEIVAWNRGVLAPLAGHPLNDPRVRVITGDVQAHLAEVAGGYDVILMDTDNGPDLTVRPENGAIYGANGLAQVGRALKPQGLAAFWSATVSPDFEAALAGWDPGWTREDVALVSGRVDAMHHIYYAAPNAVALRLAS, from the coding sequence ATGACGATCTGGACCGAACTGGCCCGCGCCGCAACGGCGTCGGGCGACGAGATCCTGCTGCGCCAGCGCGGTGCGCTTTACGAAATCCGCTATAACGGCATGGAGCTCATGTCGAACCTGAACCACCATTCCGAGGACCTTCTGGCCGCGAAGGCTCTGCGCAAATGCCCCCATCCCGCGCGTCAAGTGCTGATCGGCGGGCTGGGGCTTGGCTTTACGCTGCGCGCGGTCCTGGACCATCTTGGCCCCGAGGCCCGCGTCACCGTCTGCGAGTTGATCCCCGAGATCGTCGCATGGAACCGTGGCGTGCTCGCGCCTTTGGCTGGGCATCCGCTGAACGACCCGCGTGTGCGGGTGATTACTGGCGATGTGCAGGCGCATCTGGCAGAGGTCGCGGGCGGTTATGATGTCATCTTGATGGACACCGACAACGGCCCCGATCTGACCGTGCGGCCCGAAAACGGCGCGATTTATGGCGCGAACGGGCTGGCTCAGGTCGGGCGCGCGCTGAAGCCGCAGGGGCTCGCGGCCTTCTGGTCGGCGACGGTCTCGCCTGATTTCGAGGCGGCTTTGGCCGGTTGGGATCCGGGCTGGACGCGCGAGGATGTGGCTTTGGTCAGTGGCCGCGTCGATGCCATGCACCACATCTATTACGCCGCACCGAAT